One Ailuropoda melanoleuca isolate Jingjing chromosome 14, ASM200744v2, whole genome shotgun sequence DNA segment encodes these proteins:
- the NUDT14 gene encoding uridine diphosphate glucose pyrophosphatase NUDT14 has protein sequence MKTHDSVAILMFNSSQQSLVLVRQFRPAVYVGEVERHFPGSLAAVDQDGPRELQVALPGSAGVTYELCAGLVDQPGLSLEEVACTEAWEECGYRLAPSDLRRVATYKSGVGLTGSSQTMFYAEVTDAQRGGPGGGLAEEGELIEVVHLPLDGAQAFVDDPDVPKTLGVIFGISWFFSHVAPGLGAQ, from the exons ATGAAGACACATGACAG TGTGGCCATTCTCATGTTCAACTCTTCCCAGCAGAGCCTGGTGTTGGTGAGGCAGTTCCGGCCAG CCGTGTACGTGGGCGAGGTGGAACGCCACTTCCCAGGGTCCCTGGCAGCTGTGGACCAGGATGGACCCCGGGAGCTGCAGGTGGCACTGCCTGGCTCGGCGGGGGTGACATACGAGCTGTGTGCGGGCCTCGTGGACCAGCCCGGGCTCTCGCTGGAGGAAGTGGCCTGCACGGAGGCTTGGGAGGAGTGTGGCTACCGCTTGGCTCCCTCCGACCTGCGCCGGGTCGCCACCTACAA GTCTGGTGTGGGACTCACTGGCTCCAGCCAGACTATGTTCTACGCAGAGGTGACAGATGCCCAGCGGGGCGGCCCGGGAGGAGGCCTGGCAGAGGAGGGCGAGCTCATTGAGGTTGTGCACCTGCCCCTGGATGGTGCCCAGGCCTTCGTGGATGACCCGGATGTCCCCAAGACCCTCGGCGTCATCTTTGGCATCTCCTGGTTCTTCAGCCACGTGGCCCCTGGCCTGGGTGCCCAGTGA